In one window of Zhihengliuella sp. ISTPL4 DNA:
- a CDS encoding FadR/GntR family transcriptional regulator, producing MTEQPARAWRLVLEHIERDLLEGRLGPGDRLPSERDLAGDLGVGRSSVREAFRVLEVLGLIRTATGSGPQAGAIVIATPTGGMSALLRLQVAAQGFPLDDVVRTRLVLEDAVVDAMAAAAHRDTARAHELLAAMDDEALAPAEFLALDAQLHLSLAEGSGNTVIAAMMAGLRSAIESYVLAGAATVDDWGRMADRLRSEHRALVAAIDDGDADTARRLVRAHITGYYTAAGLTRAITPQN from the coding sequence ATGACGGAGCAGCCGGCGCGGGCGTGGCGGCTCGTGCTCGAGCACATCGAGCGCGATCTGCTCGAGGGGCGACTGGGGCCGGGCGACCGGCTGCCGTCGGAACGCGATCTCGCCGGCGACCTCGGTGTCGGACGATCGAGCGTGCGCGAGGCGTTCCGGGTGCTCGAAGTGCTCGGACTCATCCGCACCGCGACCGGCTCCGGGCCGCAGGCGGGCGCCATCGTCATCGCCACGCCCACCGGCGGCATGTCCGCGCTCCTGCGCCTCCAGGTGGCCGCACAGGGCTTCCCGCTCGATGACGTGGTCCGCACGCGTCTCGTGCTCGAGGACGCGGTCGTCGATGCCATGGCTGCCGCCGCGCACCGTGACACCGCCCGAGCACACGAGCTGCTCGCTGCGATGGACGACGAGGCCCTCGCCCCGGCCGAGTTCCTCGCCCTCGACGCGCAACTGCATCTCTCGCTCGCCGAGGGCAGCGGCAACACGGTCATCGCGGCGATGATGGCGGGGCTCCGGTCCGCCATCGAGTCGTACGTCCTCGCCGGGGCGGCGACCGTGGACGACTGGGGCCGCATGGCCGATCGCCTGCGGTCCGAGCACCGTGCGCTGGTCGCCGCGATCGACGACGGGGATGCGGACACCGCCCGCCGCCTCGTCCGTGCCCACATCACCGGCTACTACACCGCCGCGGGCCTCACCCGCGCCATCACCCCGCAGAACTGA
- a CDS encoding HAD-IIB family hydrolase has product MTSPSLIAFDLDDTLAPSKGTIDPQIAILLGELLRSVDVAIISGGNEAQFRTQVVAQLGDADPTALARLHLLPTCGTRYLRHDGTDFVAVYAHDLSEGEKSAALTALREEAERLGLWEAEPWGEILEDRGSQITFSALGQQAPRDAKHAWDPTGAKRGALRDAVAARLPGLEVRSGGSTSIDITRAGIDKAFGMQQLATHTGIELTAMLFYGDRLDEGGNDYPVLALGVPSVAVEGWEDTAARLRELLPTLTARV; this is encoded by the coding sequence ATGACATCGCCCTCTCTCATCGCCTTCGACCTCGATGACACCCTCGCGCCGTCCAAGGGCACGATCGACCCGCAGATCGCCATCCTGCTCGGCGAGCTTCTGAGGTCGGTGGACGTCGCGATCATCTCCGGTGGCAACGAGGCGCAGTTCCGCACGCAGGTGGTCGCGCAGCTCGGGGACGCCGACCCGACGGCGCTCGCCCGCCTGCACCTGCTGCCGACCTGCGGGACCCGGTACCTGCGCCATGACGGCACCGACTTCGTGGCCGTGTATGCCCACGATCTGAGCGAGGGCGAGAAGTCAGCCGCTCTCACCGCGCTGCGCGAGGAGGCGGAGCGACTCGGGTTGTGGGAGGCGGAGCCCTGGGGTGAGATCCTCGAGGACCGCGGCTCGCAGATCACGTTCTCGGCCCTCGGTCAGCAGGCGCCGCGCGATGCCAAGCACGCCTGGGATCCGACGGGCGCGAAGCGCGGTGCCCTGCGCGATGCCGTGGCCGCTCGCCTCCCCGGCCTCGAGGTGCGCTCGGGCGGCTCGACGTCGATCGACATCACCCGCGCCGGAATCGACAAGGCCTTCGGCATGCAGCAGCTCGCCACGCACACCGGCATCGAGCTGACCGCGATGCTCTTCTACGGCGACCGCCTCGATGAGGGCGGCAACGACTACCCGGTCCTGGCGCTCGGAGTCCCCTCCGTGGCCGTCGAAGGCTGGGAGGACACGGCCGCCCGTCTGCGCGAACTGCTGCCGACGCTGACCGCCCGGGTCTGA
- a CDS encoding alpha-hydroxy acid oxidase, with translation MVQRQLPNPAELLELMKFKKPELDGRKRRLDAALTIDDLRKIAKRRTPKAAFDYTDGAAEGELSLSRARQAFQDVEFHPGILKPAPDVDTAVEILGGPSALPFGIAPTGFTRLMQTEGEIAGAGAAAAAGIPFTLSTLGTTSIEDVKAAAVREPQGPVPARNWFQLYVMRDREISYELARRAAAAGFDTLQFTVDTPVAGARLRDKRNGFSIPPQLTLGTIINAIPRPWWWFDFLTTPKLEFASLSTTGGTVGELLDAAMDPTISYDDLAVIRDIWPGKIVIKGVQNVEDSVRLRDAGVDGIVLSNHGGRQLDRAPIPFHLLPEVRRAVGDDFTVMIDTGIMNGADIVASVALGADFTLIGRAYLYGLMAGGRQGVDRTIAILRGEIERTMRLLGVASLAELEPAHVTQLTRLVPVSRAAGVEVH, from the coding sequence ATGGTCCAGCGCCAGCTCCCCAATCCCGCCGAGCTCTTGGAGCTCATGAAGTTCAAGAAGCCCGAGCTCGACGGTCGCAAGCGCCGTCTCGACGCCGCGCTCACCATCGACGATCTGCGGAAGATCGCCAAACGCCGCACCCCCAAGGCCGCGTTCGACTACACCGACGGCGCCGCGGAGGGTGAGCTGTCGCTGAGCCGGGCCCGCCAGGCGTTCCAGGACGTCGAGTTCCACCCCGGCATCCTCAAGCCGGCGCCGGACGTCGACACGGCCGTCGAGATCCTCGGCGGTCCCTCCGCGCTCCCGTTCGGTATCGCGCCGACCGGGTTCACTCGGCTCATGCAGACCGAGGGCGAGATCGCCGGCGCCGGGGCCGCCGCCGCCGCCGGCATCCCGTTCACGCTGTCCACCCTCGGGACGACGTCCATCGAGGATGTCAAGGCGGCGGCGGTCCGGGAGCCTCAGGGCCCCGTACCCGCTCGGAACTGGTTCCAGCTGTACGTCATGCGCGACCGCGAGATCTCCTATGAACTCGCCCGTCGCGCCGCGGCCGCAGGGTTCGACACGCTGCAGTTCACCGTCGACACCCCGGTCGCCGGCGCCCGTCTCCGCGACAAGCGCAACGGCTTCAGCATCCCGCCGCAGCTCACCCTCGGCACGATCATCAACGCCATCCCACGACCCTGGTGGTGGTTCGACTTCCTGACCACCCCGAAGCTGGAGTTCGCGTCGCTGAGCACGACCGGCGGTACCGTGGGGGAGCTCCTCGACGCCGCGATGGACCCGACCATCAGCTACGACGACCTCGCCGTCATCCGCGACATCTGGCCCGGCAAGATCGTCATCAAGGGCGTGCAGAACGTCGAGGACTCTGTCCGCCTCCGGGATGCCGGCGTCGACGGTATCGTCCTCTCGAACCACGGTGGCCGGCAGCTCGACCGTGCGCCGATCCCCTTCCACCTCCTGCCCGAGGTGCGCCGAGCTGTCGGCGACGACTTCACGGTCATGATCGACACCGGCATCATGAACGGCGCGGACATCGTGGCGTCAGTCGCGCTCGGGGCCGACTTCACGCTGATCGGCCGCGCCTACCTCTATGGCCTGATGGCGGGCGGACGCCAGGGTGTGGACCGCACGATCGCCATTCTGCGCGGAGAGATCGAGCGCACGATGCGGCTGCTCGGCGTCGCCTCTCTGGCAGAACTCGAGCCCGCGCACGTGACCCAGCTCACGCGCCTGGTGCCCGTCTCCCGCGCCGCCGGGGTCGAGGTGCACTGA
- a CDS encoding metallophosphoesterase — MQVGAPRAAHPALIALGAVGAVGAAAAVWGFGIERYLFTVRVATAKALPEGAAPLRILHISDAHMAPWQRRKQDWLASLAELEPDLIVNTGDNLGHEDGLQGIRRAFAPFAGIPGVFVHGSNDVNAPSPRNPLRYFAGPSQKVRQPALLDTDAMDRYFTDELGWADLNNTAARLTVRDATVDLFGVDDAHRDWERLDLLPAALDALGPRADETPVLGVTHAPYQRVLNGFIDLGADAILGGHTHGGQVCLPGYGALVANCDIPLKQAKGLSTWTHEGRSVPLNVSAGCGHSIYAPVRFACRPEATLLTLTART; from the coding sequence GTGCAAGTAGGCGCGCCCCGCGCGGCGCACCCGGCCCTCATCGCGCTCGGCGCGGTGGGGGCCGTCGGTGCCGCGGCCGCAGTCTGGGGCTTCGGAATCGAGCGCTACCTGTTCACCGTGCGCGTCGCGACGGCGAAGGCGCTTCCGGAAGGGGCGGCCCCGCTGCGGATCCTGCACATCTCCGACGCTCACATGGCACCGTGGCAGCGCCGGAAGCAGGACTGGCTCGCCTCACTGGCCGAGCTCGAGCCCGACCTCATCGTCAACACCGGCGACAATCTGGGGCATGAGGACGGCCTACAGGGCATCCGCCGCGCTTTCGCGCCCTTCGCGGGCATCCCCGGTGTGTTCGTGCACGGCTCCAACGACGTGAACGCCCCGTCGCCTCGAAATCCGCTGCGCTACTTCGCCGGCCCCTCGCAGAAGGTCCGGCAGCCGGCGCTGCTCGACACGGATGCGATGGACCGGTACTTCACGGACGAGCTCGGGTGGGCCGACCTGAACAACACCGCCGCGCGGTTGACCGTCCGCGACGCCACGGTGGATCTGTTCGGCGTCGACGATGCGCACCGCGACTGGGAGCGCCTCGACCTGCTCCCCGCCGCCCTCGACGCTCTCGGCCCCCGGGCGGACGAGACGCCCGTACTCGGCGTCACGCATGCCCCGTATCAGCGCGTGCTCAACGGTTTCATCGACCTCGGCGCGGATGCGATCCTCGGCGGGCACACGCACGGTGGGCAGGTGTGCCTCCCGGGATACGGAGCGCTCGTCGCGAACTGCGACATCCCGCTGAAGCAGGCGAAGGGACTCAGCACCTGGACGCACGAGGGACGTTCGGTGCCGCTGAACGTGAGTGCGGGCTGCGGCCACTCGATCTACGCGCCCGTACGTTTCGCGTGCCGGCCGGAGGCGACGCTGCTCACCCTCACGGCCCGGACCTGA